CCATACGTCGACCTTTGGGGGCCGAGAGACCGGCGATATAGGCCGCCACCGGCTTGGTCATATGGTCGCGGATGTAAGCGGCGGCTTCGGCCTCTTGCGGGCCGCCGATTTCGCCGACCATGACCACGGCATCGGTGCCCTCGTCATTCTCGAACAACTCCAGAATGTCGCGGAAGGAGGAGCCGTTGATCGGATCGCCGCCGATGCCGACGGAGGTGGACACACCGATGCCACGCTCTTTCATCTGGCTGGCGGCCTCGTATCCCAAGGTGCCCGACCGCCCGATGATGCCCACCCGGCCCGGTTTGTAGATATGCGGCGGCATGAGGCCGGCAAAGGCCTGACCGGGGGTGATGATGCCCGCGCAGTTGGGGCCGATGAGGCGCATGCGCTTTTCTGCCTTGTAGCGGCGCATGTAGCGTTTGACCTTGATCATGTCGCTGGCGGGGATGCCATCGGCGATGCAGACGCAGGTGGTGATGCCAGCATCCGCCGCTTCCATGATGCTGTCGGCGGCAAAGGGGGGCGGGACGAAGCAGATCACGAGATCGGCACCGGTTTCTGCCACAGCCCCTTTGACGGTGTTGAAAACGGGCAGGCCGTTATGTTTGGTGCCGCCCTTGCCCGGTGTCACGCCGCCCACGACGTTGGTGCCGTGGTTGATCATGTCCTGCGTATGAAAGCTGCCGATGCGGCCGGTGAGGCCGGTCACGAGCACGCGACTGTTCTTGTCGATGATAATGGCCATCATGCGGCTCCCTTGACGGTGTTTTTGGTGTCGGACCAGGCGCGGACCACCAGATCAGCGGCTTCGGCCAGTGTTTCGGCGGTCAGGATCGGCAGGCCGCTGTCGGCGATGAGGCGGCGGCCCTCTTCGACATTGGTGCCCGAGAGGCGCACGACGAGGGGCAGGGTGAGGTTCAATTCGCGCACCGCGCGGATCACGCCCTCGGCGATCCAGTCGCAGCGGTTGATGCCTGCGAAGATATTGACCAAGATCGCCTCGACGTTGCGGTCGTTGAGTACGGCGTTGAAGGACATCAGCACCCTATCGGGGCTGGCCCCGCCGCCCACGTCGAGAAAGTTGGCCGGTTCGCCGCCCGCCATCTTGATCATGTCGAGCGTCGCCATGGCGAGACCCGCGCCGTTGACGATACAGCCGATTTCGCCGGTCAGACCGATGTAGTTGAGGCCGCGGTCAGAGGCGAAGGTTTCGCGCGAGTCCTCTTGGCTTTTGTCGCGGAGTTCCGAGATTTCGGGGCGGCGGAAAAGGGCGTTGTCATCAAAGCTGACCTTGGCGTCGAGCGCCATGATCTCGCCCGAGGTGGTGACGACGAGCGGGTTGATTTCCACCATATTGGCGTCGGTTTCCTCCATCATGCGGTAGCAGCCGATGATGGTCTTGACCGCCTGCGGGATGAGGGCGGCATCAAGGCCCAGGGAAAAGGCAATCTCGCGGGCCTGAAACGCCTGCATGCCCACGGCTGGATCGACCACGGAGCGGATGATCGATTCGGGCTCTTGCGCGGAAATCTCTTCGATCTCCATGCCGCCTTGGCCTGAGGCCACGACGACAACGCGCTCTTCCTTGCGGTCCATCACGAAGGCCAGATAGATTTCCTGCGCGATGCTGGTGGCCTCTTCGATATAGAGGCGGCTGACGAGTTTCCCTTGGGGGCCGGTCTGATGGGTGACGAGCATGCGCCCGAGCATCCATTGTGCGGCCTCGGAAATCTCGGTCTCGTTTTTGCAGATGCGCACGCCGCCTGCTTTGCCGCGCGCGCCGGAGTGGATCTGGGCCTTGACCACCCAACGGTCGCCGGACAGTTCCGAGGCGCGGTAGACCGCCTGTTCGGGGCTATAGGCGATGCCGCCGCGCGGCACCTGCACGCCAAAGCGTTTCAAGAGTTCCTTGGCTTGGAATTCGTGGATATCCATTTGGTAGTCCTCCCTATCGTGGTTGGCCTTTTTGGTTGGCCCTCAGCCTTTGGCGGCGATGGCGTCGGCGACGCTGATGACGTTGTTGGCCATACGCTCGGATGCGGCGTCGATCATCTTGCCATCAAGGCTCGCGGCCCCTTTGCCTTGGGCCTCGGCCTTGCGCAGTTCTTCGATGATGCGGCGGGCGCGGGTGACTTCGGCCTCGGGGGGCGAGAAGACATCATTGGCGAGCGCGATCTGGCTGGGGTGGATGGCCCATTTCCCCTCGATCCCCAAGGTCGCGGCGCGTTTTGCGCTGAGCGTATAGCCGTCAGGGTCAGAGAAATCGCCAAACGGGCCGTCGATGGCGCGCAGACCGTAAGCGCGGCAAGCCACTGTCATGCGGCTGAGGGCAAAATGCCACTGGTCACCGGGATAATCGGGGTTGAGGCCGCCGATGACCACGGTGCGGGCGCGGTTGGAGGCGGCATAATCGGCCACGCCAAAATGCAGCGCCTCGAGCCGTCCGGGGGCCGAGGCGATCGCCTCGACATTGGCCATGCCGAGGGCGGTTTCAATCAGCGCCTCAAGGCCGATCTGATGGGTAAAGCCCATCGCCGTCTCGATCTGGCTGACCATGGTTTCGACGGTGTAGAGATCGGCGGGCACGCCCACCTTGGGGACAAGGATGGTATCAAGGTGCTGACCTGCCTGTTCCACAATCTCGACCACGTCGCGATACATGTAATGGGTATCAAGGCCGTTGATGCGGATCGAAATGGTCTTGCCCTTGGCTTTCCAGTCGATGTCGTTGAGGGCCTGAATGATATTGGCGCGGGCCTGCACCTTGTCCGGGGGGGCGACGGCATCCTCTAGGTCAAAGAAGATGTAGTCGACATCCGAGTCCGCTGCCTTGTCGATCATCGAGGGGCTGGAGCCGGGAACGGCGAGTTCCGAGCGTTGCAGGCGTTGCTTTTTCAGCGGGTGAAGCGTGTAGCTCATAAAGATGTCCGATCAGGCGGCGCGGGCGGGTGCAACGCGCACCTGCATTGTGGGGGTGGAGGCGCGGAAATGTTCCTGAGCGGCGGCGATGCCACAGCCCGGTTCGATCACAGCCCCGGCATCTCGCAGCGCCATTTCAGCCGCCGATATGGCACCGCAGAGCATCACCGGGTTGAGCGAACCCAAGTGACCGATGCGAAAGGCGCGACCGGCCAGTTTGGCAAGGCCAGAGCCAAGCGAGGTCTGATACTTGTGATAGGCGGTGGCGATCACGTCGCGGGCATCGACGCCCTCGGGGGCATAGATGGCCGACACGGTATCGGAATGCCATTCCGGACCATGCGCCACGAGGCGGCAACCCTGCCATTCGGCAATCGCGGCACGTACGCCCGAAGCGAGGCGGTGGTGACGGTCCCAGACGCTTTCCATTCCTACCGCCAGCAGCATATCGAGCGAGCAGCGCAATCCGCGCAGGAGTTGGGTGGCGGGGGTGTAGGGGAAATAGCCGGTGTCGTTCAGCTTGATCATATCGGCAAAGCTGAAGTAGCAGCGGGGCATTTTTGCGTGCTCATGGGCGGCGAGCGCCTTGTCGCTGACGCCCAAGAGACCAAGACCGGCGGGCAGCATGAAGCCTTTTTGCGAGCCTGCGACGGCGAGGTCGACGCCCCAATCCTCCATCTCGAATTCAATCGAGCCGATCGAGCTGACGCCATCGACAAAGAGAAGTGCGGGGTGGTTGGCCGCATCCATCGCGGCGCGAATGGCGGCGATGTTGGAGGTGACGCCGGTGGCTGTCTCGTTATGGGTGGCAAAGACCGCCTTGATCTTGTGCTCTTTATCGGCGGTCAGTTTGGCGGCGTAATCCTCGACCGGCACGCCCTTGCCCCAATCCACCTCGCAGAGGTCCACGTCGAGGCCCAAACGCTCGGCCATATCAACCCAAAGCATTGAGAACTGGCCAAACCGTGACATGAGCACGCGGTCGCCGGTGTTGAGCGTGTTGGAAATCGCGGCCTCCCAAGCGCCGGTGCCGGAGGTCGGGTAGACAAACACGCGGCCATGGGTCAGGCGGAACACCTTTTTCAGGTCCGACAGCAGCGGCAGGATGAAATCGCCGAAATCCGGCGCGCGCATATCCTCCATCGGGATATTCATCGCGCGGCGCACCTCCTCGGGTACATTGGTGGGTCCGGGAATGAAAAGATGCGAATGGCCGTTCATGATTGTCCTCCTCTTGGCTTGGCCCTTTATGCGGGGCGGTGGCGCATGCCGTAATGCCCGCGCGCATGGAAAAACGCGGCCATACGGGGGGCTGATTGCCCCGGCGGGTAGGGGTGCCCTACCCGATGGGGGCGCGGCGGTATGCCGTTGCATTCTGAAAAATCGTTTGATTTCAGGACGTTCCTTGGTCTTGTATAGCGGGGCCGGAGGAGGAGACTGTGCGAGATATGATTGACGCGACCGTTCAGGACGCTGCATTGGAGCTGCCCGAGGTGATCGTGGCGGACCGGCAGGCGATTGTCTGTCAGGGCCTGGGATCATTGGTGGCGCAGATCGCGGCGGTGCGACTTGGCCCCTTTGCCACCGATCTGGCCAGCCTGCGCAAGGCGCTGGGTGAGCGGCCGGGGCGGGTGGTGCTGGTGCTGGGGGTTCGGTTGGCGGATGCGGATCTGGGCCGGGTGTTGGACATGCTGCGGCGGGATCATCCGCGCGTGATGGTGGTGGTGGTTGCCGAGGAGGCGGAGTTTGCCTTTATCCGCACGGCGGTGAAGGCGGGGGCGCATTCGGTTTGTATGATGGGGCAGGTTCTGAGCAGTCTGCCGCGGGTGTTGGGCCATCTGGTTGAAGGCCACAGCATCCTGCCCGCCGAGATTCTCAAACGGTTGATGGGCGAGCAAGGCGATAGCCTGACCCGGCGCGAGCATGAGATATTGGGGCTGTTGGTGGATGGGTTGACCAATTTCCAGATTTCAGCGCGGCTGGGCCTGTCGGAGAATACGGTCAAATATTACCTCAAGGCGATTTACCAGAAACTGGACGTGAATTCGCGGGGCGGGGCCATCGCGAAATATGTGGCGGGGACGTATTGAAGGGGGCTATCGCTGATGTTCACGCCGATGGCGTGCCACGCGGTGCCTGTCCGCCGGGAGGGCGCTGAAACAGGAGTGGATGGCACTTTATGACTGCCGAATACTTCCGCGCCATCAAGAAACTGCGACGCCGCAAAAGCGCCCGCCCGAGGGGGCGGACGGGCGCTGCGCGGCGGCGCTACGCGCCTTGATTCCGCGCGGGTTGAGTGCTGCGAATGACCGAGAAAATCCCCCTCAATCCACCACCGTCACCAGATGCCAGCGCAGCGCATCGTTGGGCACCGGATCGAAATGGGTCACGCGGTTGGAGAGCACCACGAGTTGCGTGACGTGAAAGGGGATGATCGTGCCGGAATTCATCGCCAGATATTCCTGCGCCTCGATATAGAGCGCGCGGCGGCGTTTGAAATCAAGCTCGGCGCGGGCGGTTTCGAGCAGTTGGTCGAATTTGGAATTCTTATAGAAAGTCTCGTTCCATTTGGCGGTGGAGTGAAACGCCTCATTCAGGGCTTGATCGGCGGGGCGTTCGCCCCAAGAGGTGCTGAACGCGTCCTTTTTCATCCAGACATTTGACCAATAGCCATCGGCGGCGGCGTTGATCAGGTTGACGCGGATGCCCGCGCGCGCGGCCTGTTCCTGAAACGCGACACCGATCACCGGCCAGCTGGGATCAAGGGCAGAGACATGCACATCGACATCGACCCCATCGGGATAGCCTGCCTCGGCGAGCAATTGGCGCGCACGCTCGGGGTTGGCGGGGCACTCCATCTCGGCGCGGTATTGGTCATTGGGGGCCACGGGCGTGTCGCAGGAAATCACCCCGCCGCCATCCAGCGCCAGTTGCAGCATCTCGTCGCGGTCGACGGTCAGGTGCAGCGCCTCGCGCACGCGGGGGTCATCAAAGGGTGGCACATCGGTGCGAAAGGCCAGACCCATCCAGTTGCCGGTGGGGATCTCTAGGAGTTGGTAGCGCAGCGATTTATCAAGCGCGCGGCGCATCATGGGGGCGATGCCGCGCTCCATGTCGAGCTGTCCGCCGAGGAACGCCTGAAGCCGGGCTTGGGCATCGGGCACACCGATCACCTCGATTCGGGCGAGGGCGGGGGGGCCTTCCCAATAGTCCTCATTGGCGACCAGCGTGGTGATGCCGTCTGGGTCGAATTTCTCGACCTTGAATGGTCCGGTGCCAATTCCGGAATGGTGAATGGTATCGCCCGAGCCTTCTGGGATGATCCGCAGGCGGGGGTCCATCAATTGCAGCGGCAGATCGGCAAAGGGCGCGTCAAGGCGCAGTTCCACGCTGAGCGGCCCGGTGGTGGCAATGTGGGTGATCATCTTGACGGCGGCGCGGGCGGGGCTGCCGAAATCGGGGTCAATCACCCGCTTGATCGAATAGACCACATCGCCCGCATCCAGCGCGCTGCCATCGTGAAAGCGCACACCGTCGCGAATCTGAAAGCTCCAGACGGTGCCATCTGAATTGGGGGTCCAAGAGGTGGCGAGATCGGGTGCGGGCTTGCCGCCGGGACCGGGGCGCACAAGGCGGCTCTGGATTTTCTCGATGATCTGGAGCACGCGGCCCTGCGAGGCGGGATCAAGGCTCGAATGGGCGCCGAAGCCCACGTTATGCGCATGGCGGAACGTGCCCGAGGGGGCGGCGCCTGCCGGCGTGGCAAGCAGCAGGCACAGGATCGACAATAGGATGGGCCGCATCGACATCTCCCCGGGCTATTGGGGCAGAGTGTGCCAAGGCGGCGCGGGGAAATCAAACTATTCGGGATGCTGCGGAGATCACGATTTGGGCGTGGGGGATGGGCATAGGAAAGTTGAAATTTCCGCCAGCCAGCGCTTGACGGGCGCGCAGCCCCGTCATAGAAGCGCCACACGTCGGGGGTTCGCCCCTGATCGTGCTGCGGG
The nucleotide sequence above comes from Roseovarius mucosus. Encoded proteins:
- a CDS encoding helix-turn-helix transcriptional regulator, with translation MIDATVQDAALELPEVIVADRQAIVCQGLGSLVAQIAAVRLGPFATDLASLRKALGERPGRVVLVLGVRLADADLGRVLDMLRRDHPRVMVVVVAEEAEFAFIRTAVKAGAHSVCMMGQVLSSLPRVLGHLVEGHSILPAEILKRLMGEQGDSLTRREHEILGLLVDGLTNFQISARLGLSENTVKYYLKAIYQKLDVNSRGGAIAKYVAGTY
- a CDS encoding HpcH/HpaI aldolase/citrate lyase family protein gives rise to the protein MSYTLHPLKKQRLQRSELAVPGSSPSMIDKAADSDVDYIFFDLEDAVAPPDKVQARANIIQALNDIDWKAKGKTISIRINGLDTHYMYRDVVEIVEQAGQHLDTILVPKVGVPADLYTVETMVSQIETAMGFTHQIGLEALIETALGMANVEAIASAPGRLEALHFGVADYAASNRARTVVIGGLNPDYPGDQWHFALSRMTVACRAYGLRAIDGPFGDFSDPDGYTLSAKRAATLGIEGKWAIHPSQIALANDVFSPPEAEVTRARRIIEELRKAEAQGKGAASLDGKMIDAASERMANNVISVADAIAAKG
- a CDS encoding ABC transporter substrate-binding protein yields the protein MSMRPILLSILCLLLATPAGAAPSGTFRHAHNVGFGAHSSLDPASQGRVLQIIEKIQSRLVRPGPGGKPAPDLATSWTPNSDGTVWSFQIRDGVRFHDGSALDAGDVVYSIKRVIDPDFGSPARAAVKMITHIATTGPLSVELRLDAPFADLPLQLMDPRLRIIPEGSGDTIHHSGIGTGPFKVEKFDPDGITTLVANEDYWEGPPALARIEVIGVPDAQARLQAFLGGQLDMERGIAPMMRRALDKSLRYQLLEIPTGNWMGLAFRTDVPPFDDPRVREALHLTVDRDEMLQLALDGGGVISCDTPVAPNDQYRAEMECPANPERARQLLAEAGYPDGVDVDVHVSALDPSWPVIGVAFQEQAARAGIRVNLINAAADGYWSNVWMKKDAFSTSWGERPADQALNEAFHSTAKWNETFYKNSKFDQLLETARAELDFKRRRALYIEAQEYLAMNSGTIIPFHVTQLVVLSNRVTHFDPVPNDALRWHLVTVVD
- a CDS encoding malate--CoA ligase subunit beta, with protein sequence MDIHEFQAKELLKRFGVQVPRGGIAYSPEQAVYRASELSGDRWVVKAQIHSGARGKAGGVRICKNETEISEAAQWMLGRMLVTHQTGPQGKLVSRLYIEEATSIAQEIYLAFVMDRKEERVVVVASGQGGMEIEEISAQEPESIIRSVVDPAVGMQAFQAREIAFSLGLDAALIPQAVKTIIGCYRMMEETDANMVEINPLVVTTSGEIMALDAKVSFDDNALFRRPEISELRDKSQEDSRETFASDRGLNYIGLTGEIGCIVNGAGLAMATLDMIKMAGGEPANFLDVGGGASPDRVLMSFNAVLNDRNVEAILVNIFAGINRCDWIAEGVIRAVRELNLTLPLVVRLSGTNVEEGRRLIADSGLPILTAETLAEAADLVVRAWSDTKNTVKGAA
- the sucD gene encoding succinate--CoA ligase subunit alpha, which encodes MAIIIDKNSRVLVTGLTGRIGSFHTQDMINHGTNVVGGVTPGKGGTKHNGLPVFNTVKGAVAETGADLVICFVPPPFAADSIMEAADAGITTCVCIADGIPASDMIKVKRYMRRYKAEKRMRLIGPNCAGIITPGQAFAGLMPPHIYKPGRVGIIGRSGTLGYEAASQMKERGIGVSTSVGIGGDPINGSSFRDILELFENDEGTDAVVMVGEIGGPQEAEAAAYIRDHMTKPVAAYIAGLSAPKGRRMGHAGAIVSAFGESAQEKVEILSEAGVTIVPTPSSFGEVVARMVA
- a CDS encoding pyridoxal-phosphate-dependent aminotransferase family protein: MNGHSHLFIPGPTNVPEEVRRAMNIPMEDMRAPDFGDFILPLLSDLKKVFRLTHGRVFVYPTSGTGAWEAAISNTLNTGDRVLMSRFGQFSMLWVDMAERLGLDVDLCEVDWGKGVPVEDYAAKLTADKEHKIKAVFATHNETATGVTSNIAAIRAAMDAANHPALLFVDGVSSIGSIEFEMEDWGVDLAVAGSQKGFMLPAGLGLLGVSDKALAAHEHAKMPRCYFSFADMIKLNDTGYFPYTPATQLLRGLRCSLDMLLAVGMESVWDRHHRLASGVRAAIAEWQGCRLVAHGPEWHSDTVSAIYAPEGVDARDVIATAYHKYQTSLGSGLAKLAGRAFRIGHLGSLNPVMLCGAISAAEMALRDAGAVIEPGCGIAAAQEHFRASTPTMQVRVAPARAA